A single region of the Mycobacterium avium subsp. avium genome encodes:
- the fadD21 gene encoding fatty-acid--AMP ligase FAAL21/FadD21, which translates to MHGSSVVSLLRERAGLQPDDVAFRYTDYEQDWAGVAETLTWAQLYQRTSNLAREVARHGDTGDRAVILAPQGLSYIVAFLAAIQAGLIAVPLSVPQPGSHDERVSAVLADTGPAVVLTTAAAAATVTEYLRRPDTGPAPAVVEIDSLDLDEPNSASIRISGAPDIAYLQYTSGSTRLPAGVMVSHRNLQVNFQQLMAAFFPDVDGVAPRDTVCVSWLPFYHDMGLVQGVIAPILGGYPADLTSPVAFLQRPARWIQAMSRADPVFSAAPNFAFELAVRKTTDADLAGVNLGNIISIVSGAERIHPATLRRFCKRFAPYNFREHMMQPSYGLAEATVYVASRAEAGAPEVVHFEPEKLSAGSAQRCPAQTGSPLLSYGAPTSPTVRIVDPDTNTERADGTVGEIWVNGENVAQGYWRKPEETRRTFGGVLVNPSPGTPRQPWLRTGDLGFISAGELFIVGRMKDLLIVYGRNHYPEDIESTVQAVTGGRVAAISVPADETEKLVTIIELKRRGDSDEDARRKLDAVKNEVTAAISIAHGLNVADLVPVAPGSIPTTTSGKIRRAACVERYLRGAFIRLDG; encoded by the coding sequence ATGCACGGTTCGTCGGTGGTGTCCCTGTTGCGGGAACGTGCCGGCCTGCAACCCGACGATGTGGCGTTCCGCTACACCGATTACGAGCAGGACTGGGCGGGCGTCGCCGAGACGCTGACCTGGGCCCAGCTCTATCAGCGGACGTCGAACCTTGCCCGCGAGGTCGCGCGGCACGGCGACACCGGCGACCGGGCGGTCATTCTCGCGCCCCAGGGCCTGTCCTACATCGTGGCGTTCCTGGCCGCGATCCAGGCCGGGCTGATCGCGGTTCCGCTGTCGGTGCCCCAGCCCGGTTCGCACGACGAACGCGTCAGCGCCGTGCTGGCCGACACCGGCCCCGCCGTGGTGCTGACCACCGCCGCGGCCGCCGCGACCGTCACCGAATACCTGCGTCGGCCGGACACCGGGCCCGCCCCGGCCGTCGTCGAAATCGACTCGCTGGACCTGGATGAACCGAATTCGGCGAGCATCCGGATCAGCGGGGCCCCGGACATCGCCTACCTGCAGTACACCTCGGGCTCCACCCGCCTGCCGGCCGGCGTCATGGTCTCGCACCGCAACCTGCAGGTGAACTTCCAGCAGCTGATGGCCGCGTTCTTCCCCGACGTCGACGGGGTGGCCCCGCGCGATACGGTCTGCGTGTCGTGGCTGCCGTTCTACCACGACATGGGGCTGGTCCAGGGCGTCATCGCGCCGATCCTGGGCGGCTACCCCGCCGACCTCACCAGCCCGGTCGCGTTCCTGCAGCGCCCCGCGCGCTGGATCCAGGCGATGTCGCGGGCGGATCCGGTCTTCTCCGCGGCGCCCAACTTCGCCTTCGAGCTGGCCGTGCGCAAGACAACCGACGCCGACCTGGCCGGCGTCAACCTGGGCAACATCATCAGCATCGTCAGCGGCGCCGAGCGCATCCACCCGGCAACGCTGCGTCGGTTCTGTAAACGCTTCGCGCCGTACAACTTTCGCGAGCACATGATGCAGCCCTCCTACGGCCTGGCCGAGGCGACGGTCTACGTCGCCAGCCGCGCCGAGGCCGGCGCACCCGAGGTCGTTCACTTCGAGCCGGAAAAGCTGTCGGCCGGCAGCGCGCAGCGGTGCCCGGCGCAGACCGGGTCGCCGCTGCTGAGCTACGGCGCGCCGACGTCGCCGACGGTGCGGATCGTCGACCCGGACACCAACACCGAACGCGCGGACGGAACGGTCGGGGAAATCTGGGTCAACGGCGAGAACGTGGCGCAGGGGTATTGGCGCAAACCGGAGGAAACCCGACGCACCTTCGGCGGCGTGCTGGTCAACCCGTCGCCGGGCACCCCGCGGCAGCCGTGGCTGCGCACCGGCGACCTCGGCTTCATCTCCGCCGGGGAGTTGTTCATCGTCGGCCGGATGAAAGATTTGCTGATCGTCTACGGCCGCAACCACTATCCCGAGGACATCGAGTCGACGGTGCAGGCCGTCACCGGCGGCCGGGTCGCGGCCATCTCGGTGCCGGCGGACGAGACCGAGAAATTGGTCACCATCATCGAGCTGAAGCGGCGCGGCGATTCCGACGAGGACGCGCGGCGCAAGCTTGACGCGGTCAAAAACGAAGTCACCGCGGCGATCTCGATTGCGCACGGGCTCAACGTCGCGGATCTGGTGCCGGTGGCCCCGGGATCGATTCCCACCACGACCAGCGGCAAGATCCGGCGGGCGGCCTGCGTCGAGCGCTACCTCCGGGGTGCCTTCATCCGGTTGGACGGCTGA
- a CDS encoding DUF6955 family protein, with protein sequence MSSDHDNNGKAIKINVWINEERLEALANAGMAELANEAFAGMKLLEIHTTEEQKNIVLQRFPGAKYDSSTTRSIELLPKQAKDRLLELSIAMHSTGPDVMGRFLEETEPA encoded by the coding sequence ATGAGCAGCGACCACGACAACAACGGCAAGGCGATCAAGATCAACGTCTGGATCAACGAGGAGAGGCTGGAGGCGCTGGCCAACGCGGGGATGGCCGAGCTGGCCAACGAGGCGTTCGCGGGCATGAAGCTGCTGGAGATCCACACCACCGAAGAGCAGAAAAACATTGTTCTGCAACGGTTTCCGGGGGCGAAGTATGACTCGTCCACCACCCGGTCCATCGAGCTGCTGCCCAAGCAGGCCAAGGACCGGCTGTTGGAGCTGTCGATCGCGATGCATTCCACCGGCCCCGACGTGATGGGCCGTTTCCTGGAGGAGACCGAGCCGGCGTAG
- the cysC gene encoding adenylyl-sulfate kinase, giving the protein MSNNITWHEHKISRGEREQLNGHKGCVIWFTGLSGSGKSTVANVVEQKLYERGIRSYLLDGDNVRYGLNAGPDLLEERHGPEFAQRFGLGFSAQDREENIRRIGAVAKLFCEAGIIALTAFISPYVRDRDAIRATLDDGDFQEIFIDTPIEICEKRDPKGLYKKARAGEIKGFTGIDDPYEAPPRPELRLDGAAKDAETLAEEVIAHLERVGVIATDGLAHTRGRDEVTA; this is encoded by the coding sequence ATGTCGAACAACATCACCTGGCACGAACACAAGATCAGCCGCGGCGAACGCGAGCAACTCAACGGCCACAAGGGCTGCGTCATCTGGTTCACCGGGCTCAGCGGCAGCGGCAAGAGCACGGTCGCCAACGTGGTCGAGCAGAAGCTCTACGAGCGGGGCATCCGCAGCTACCTGCTGGACGGCGACAACGTCCGCTACGGGCTCAACGCCGGCCCGGATCTGCTCGAGGAGCGGCACGGACCCGAGTTCGCCCAGCGGTTCGGACTGGGATTCTCTGCCCAGGACCGCGAGGAGAACATCCGCCGGATCGGCGCGGTGGCGAAGTTGTTCTGCGAGGCCGGCATCATCGCGCTGACGGCCTTCATCAGCCCCTACGTCCGCGACCGGGACGCGATTCGGGCCACCCTCGACGACGGCGATTTCCAGGAGATCTTCATCGACACCCCGATCGAGATCTGCGAAAAGCGGGATCCCAAAGGGCTTTACAAGAAGGCGCGGGCCGGTGAGATCAAGGGATTCACCGGGATCGACGACCCCTACGAGGCCCCGCCGCGGCCCGAATTGCGGCTCGACGGCGCCGCCAAGGACGCCGAGACCCTGGCCGAGGAGGTGATCGCCCACCTGGAGCGGGTCGGCGTGATCGCCACCGACGGTCTTGCGCACACCCGGGGACGCGACGAGGTGACCGCATGA